The following is a genomic window from Chanos chanos chromosome 1, fChaCha1.1, whole genome shotgun sequence.
ATCTTACTAACCTAATACAAACCATTGTTAACCCGGTAGAGCTTAGTACTGTACTCAGCTGCATAGGAGGTCACTGAATCATTTGTATTAATAACTTATAGGATATGTTGAAACACAGTGGTTACTTTTGTATTgtcttgtatgtatgtatgtatgtatgtcccTAAACACACCCACCAGACAGTACAGTATTACTACACCTGTTTCAACCTGTCTGGTTCTGCAAGTGGTTGTCCTGGTCTAAAACATTAACTAGAGTGGTATGTTTTCATCAGTGAAACTGAGGTTCTCTGTTTTTAGGTGGGACTGGACATTCCAGGTGTGAGCACTGGACAGCAAGAATACTACTCTTACATCTGTTACCCAGTCAGCATAAATCTGCTCGACCCCAGCTAGCCCTCACAGAACCCGCCGAGCCCCACCAGCTTGTCTCACTGTCGTTCATGACAACTGCAGCAAGAACTCATTAAACTCCCCATCAAGAATACAGCTCACTGGTACCATGCTCACTACTACAGAATTCCCTATGGTCCCAATGAAGGTAAACCCCATCAAAAACCTCAGAGAACGGAACTGGGTACCTAAGTTCTAAATGATATTTATACCATAACAACCTGAAGAAACAGTTGGTCCGGGTCTAAGCACAGTGAAATGTgctatttatgtatgtatgtattataatGTAAGTACAGTGTAACTATTGTATAGACTCTATTAGTTTCTTCATGTACAATATAGATTAAACAGCCGATTAATTAGCCCTCAGGTTGTACACCTAGCTAAAGCACTGTCTAGTTGTGCAGAAATGCATCCAACAATTTGTGGTTTGAATCCCAGCTTGAATCCCACATTTGTAGGTAAGCCATGGTGAGTCTCCAGCTTTACTCAGATGTAAATAACCCTGAAAACAGCcttgtttcctttttattttccttgtttgttatttgtgtaaATACATTCTGTACTTTCTTTGTTCATCTTTCCAGACTCTGTTTAGTGTATGAAAATGCTGGAGAATTTCTAAATTATGGATGACCAAATAATGTGTTACTTTTCAATAGGTAAAAACTCTAGTTAAGCACATTTCATGGTGGATGCAatgtgtgcatttaaaaaacaaacaaacaaacaaacaaacaaacaaaaaaacgagtTATTCACACCCATCCTCTCATTGGCTCTTGTGTCATTAAAGAGGAATACATGTTGTTATTTCTAAATTGATACATTATTTtctaattaaattaaacaaaaaatgtgaataaatagACATATTTTTAAGGGCCCTGCACTCTctttgaagtttttgttttgttctgttacaTCTGTTACGGTGCCCAGTGTGTATAGTGAGATTTGACGATACAGTCTGAGAATTTGTGTCAAGGCAGTTAGACCTCTGGTTTTCTCCTGTGTGTCCTCTCTTCTGAGCACATTCTGGAGCCCTGTCAAAGGCTCTCAGTTACCTTTGTGGAAAGTGTGAATGAAAAGTACCTCAGTGTTTATCTTACTAGAAAACTGGATAATTCACTGGGACAACGAGGTGCTCATCAGTCTTTGAAAAGGATGAAGAAAACAGTGGTtgaagagagaatatgaaaaatactaTTTTTGTTAATGTGTACGCAAAGTACATTTACTCTCCTCAAAACACCACCAGACAGAACATCCCAAGCTCCATGTGCACAAATAGGCCTCTGGCGCCCTCCACAGGCTGAGAGTGGTACTGTGAACTGTGCCGTGAACAACAGCTAGAAACTCCAAACTCATATCACACTGTCATTTccaaaaaatatttattcaaattgTATAACCCcctaaatgaaaacacactatttcatacaaaacaaacatgacaataTTACGTTTTTTTTGCCCTCTTCCcacagaacagcacaaacagaagcaTGATCTTAACACACTATTACAGTCACAGCTAGCACTGTTGTTTTAGAAACCATAACATGTTTTTAGCCAAGAGACTCTCCTGTGGGATAGAGCCATCAGAGAGCTGCGTTTGGGGTATTTAAGGCCGTAcattttatttggaaaatgcattaaaatgataCTGTCGAGCTACTCGAGCTCAAATAGTCTCGCCGACATTCAAAGCACGCGAGACACTGGGCCAAGTTTGGATTGACTCCTTTTATAGGAGCCGTTGTAAGTTTGTTATATTAATCAGCCGTGGAAGTTACAGACTCAGTGACACAGACcatgttttgagtgtttttttttttcttctcatttctggGAAGTTCTTCATTTCCCCCTCTTCCATAGGAGAGGAGAAGACCCCTGACTTAAAACAAACTTCTCTCTGGAACTTACAACTCATCTTTTCCCGAATCTCCTGTTTCCAGATCGTCCAGGTCCACATCACTCAAGTCGATGTCATCCTCCATTGGCAACTAAGAGAGGGAGCACAGACATGAAATACAGTTTACTATAAAAATGAAGACTCCACAAACCCCAGACGCTACATTCTAACCAGACGCTACATTCTAACCATTAAGACTCCACAAACCCCAGATGCTACCTTATAACCATTAAGACTCCACAAACCCCAGACCCTACATTCTAACCATTAAGACTCCACAAACCCCAGATGCTACATTCTAACCCTTAAGACTACACAAACCCCAGACACTACACTCTAACCATTAAGACTACACAAACCCCAGACACTACACTCTAACCCTTAAgaacacacaaaccccagacaCTACCTTCTAACCCTTAAgaacacacaaaccccagacaCTACACTAACCATTAAGACTACACAAACCCCAGACACTACACTAACCATTAAGACTACACAAACCCAAGATACTACACTCTAACCCTTAAGACTACACAAACCCCAGACACTACACTCTAACCCTTAAGACTACACAAACCCCAGACACTACACTCTAACCCTTAAGACTACACAAACCCCAGACACTACACTAACCCTTAAGACTACACAAACCCCAGACACTACACTAACCCTTAAGACTACACAAACCCCAGACACTACACTCTAACCCTTAAGACTACACAAACCCCAGACACTACCTTCTTACCATTAAGACTCCACAAACCCCAGACACTACACTCTAACCATTAAGACTACACAAACCCCAGACACTACACTCTAACCCTTAAGACTACACAAAGCCCAGACACTACACTCTAACCATTAAGAACACACAAAGCCCAGACACTACACTAACCATTAAgaacacacaaaccccagacaCTACACTAACCATTAAGACTACACAAACCCCAGACGCTACCTTCTAACCATTAAGACTACACAAACCCCAGACGCTACCTTCTAACCATTAAGACTACACAAACCCCAGACACTACACTCTAACCCTTAAGACTACACAAACCCCAGACACTACACTCTAACCCTTAAGACTACACAAACCCCAGACACTACCTTCTAACCATTAAGACTACACAAACCCCAGACACTACACTCTAACCCTTAAGACTACACAAACCCCAGACACTACCTTCTAACCATTAAGACTACACAAACCCAAGACACTACACTCTAACCCTTAAGACTACACAAACCCCAGACACTACCTTCTAACCATTAAGACTACACAAACCCCAGACACTACACTCTAACCCTTAAGACTACACAAACCCCAGACACTACACTAACCCTTAAGACTACACAAACCCCAGACACTACACTAACCATTAAGACTACACAAACCCCAGACACTACACTCTAACCCTTAAGACTACACAAACCCCAGACGCTACCTTCTAACCATTAAGACTACACAAACCCCAGACACTACACTCTAACCATTAAGACTACACAAACCCCAGACACTACACTCTAACCCTTAAGACTACACAAAGCCCAGACACTACACTCTAACCATTAAGAACACACAAAGCCCAGACACTACACTAACCATTAAgaacacacaaaccccagacaCTACACTAACCATTAAGACTACACAAACCCCAGACGCTACCTTCTAACCATTAAGACTACACAAACCCCAGACGCTACCTTCTAACCATTAAGACTCCACAAACCCAAGACGCTACCTTCTAACGATTAAGACTCCACAAACCCAAGACACTACACTAACCATTAAGACTACACAAACCCCAGACACTACCTTCTAACCATTAAGACTACACAAACCCCAGACGCTACATTCTAACCATTAAGACTACACAAACCCCAGACACTACCTTCTAACCATTAAGACTACACAAACCCCAGACACTACACTCTAACCATTAAGACTACACAAACCCCAGACACTACACTCTAACCATTaagaacacacaaacccaaGACACTATATTAGTAGCCAGGAAAAAGGCTGATATTTGATCTCTCGTAACAAATCAATTGCTGCAACTGAGGCAAAAAAGCATGCAAGCTTGACTTGTGACATCTCCAAGATACATCAAAATTATAAAAGCACCAATGTGTTTTAATCTACTTCATGCAACCTAGAGAGTGCCATGAGTGCTGTCGACAGACACATTGATTATTTCCAAACTTGTGTTTACATCTTGAAATGTTCCATAAACATCCCAATAAGGCTTCAGCACATATCAAGGAGAGATGTTATGTAATAGCAATACAGAAAACAAGAAGGAGCTGAGAAAACGATCACAAATGTATCAAAtgttgcatcttttttttttcttttttaaattggtCCTTTTCGGGATCAGACAGCACAATTTTCTGTCAAGCAAGTAAATGTCTTGATATTGCTACAATATACAGACTGTGCAAGATATCCAAGTGGTAAAACATCTGAATTTTCTACAATGGCATCTAATCGCATGGCCATGCATATCTGTGCCTGCCTGGAATTCTCCCAGCTGCTACTGAAGTAACAGACTGTTCAACCAATGATCCTCCTGTCTATACTATGGACACTCATTTGACACCTACAGCGGAGGAAATTAACCACTGaggtactttttaaaaaaaatatatttattgagATTACTAAATTGACCACGATAAGGATTTGGGACCATTTTCGCCCAGCTCTAATGACATGACATAACCGCTCCAAATTTCTCCACTCACCTCTCCATCTTTGCCATCCCAAGGCTCCACCTTGTTAATTCTGGGAAGAGCTCCTCCTCCGACTGTAGCTGTGGAGCCCCTTCCAACAGACAGCTCCCTGAAAGAGGAGAACATGTCAAAGTTTCTCACCTTTAAAATGCCTAACGGCGGTTCCAAAGCAGCCTTGAGAAATTTAACTTGATCATTAACTTTGCTCTTCTTACTGGTGTTACAGAAGCCATGTTGCATTGATTTCCCTGTCTATTCATTGAATGATAGGTCCTACATAAACGGAGACACTCTTTTTTCTAGAAATTATCATTTATACACATATTAAAGAGTAACTATTTCTGTTAGTAGAGCAATTTGACTGACCTGAGAAACTCATGGATGCCTGTTTCACTGAAGGAGCCCCTGAGAAGAGCAAATTTCATTTTACGAGCATTTATGGCAGCCATGGCAGGGTAACCGAAACCACCAATCCCCAGAGACACCTCCAAGTCCATCTGTGCACCTGCCTCAGTCCACAgccagctgcagagagagagaaggggaggggggggggggggggtacatgaGAATACACATGACATTACATGCTGTATGTATCTGCTCAGTCTATCATGTTGTCTGATCTGTCTAAATGTCAGACAAGTTCTCACTCACCCCCACATCTTCTTTTTATATTTCTCTGCCATTTTCTTCATCACGTCCAGATAGCCGTTTCTCCCAGATGCACCTGACAACACCACTCAGATGATtagatctgacacacacacacacacacacgtacagaagGAGGCTGTGTACTGCATGTTGGACCCTAGAGAAATGTGGGAGGTGTGTACCTGTGTCCAGAATGTGGGGTAGCACAGAGATAATGCACAGCTGGTAATCCTCACAGGTCTTCTTTACTACGTCCTCATTTAGGATCTAAGGAGAGCAAAGAGATAACACAGCCCaacacattcagtcaaacagcaacacagcccaacacattcagtcaaacagcagAGAAGAGTTTCAGAGGAacagtctgaaacaaacaaaaaaaaaacaaacacacaaacccacacacacacagctggactCACCTCCAGGATCTCTGGTGGAGGTGCATTGGCTGAGAACAGGTCCATGGCTCGTGCGATGATGTCAGACCGTGTTCTTCCTCCTTCATAATCCTCAGGTTCCTCTCCTTTACTGAAGATCTTAATGGTGGGAAACCCACGGATCTGAACAAACGCACCAGAACATTTAATTTTTAACACATGATAAACATTAACCACTAGATCCCCTAAAAGAACAACAGTGACCTCACAGCATCCCAGAAGGAACCCTCAGACATGAGAGTGGCCTGTACTACAACAGCAACACtggaacaaaaataataataataatttgtttgGCAACAGGCTGTTTTGATAAAAGTAGTCTTTTGAACATAATGAAAAAGTGAGTGAACGGAGTGTTTTGTCATTAGTTTGATCGAGTTTATTTAATTGAATAACTGTTCTCCAGCTCCAATCAATTTCCTTTaattacactcactctgtcaTGGTTCCTAAACTAGACCTGTGGAATTTGAATTGTGGTATGACACAGATGCATACTGTTGATTGGCTGATCGTGGATATTAATCAATCCCAGACTCCAACTCACCCCATAGCGACTGGCCAGGCCTTGATGTACAGTGGCATCTACAGCTCCCAGTTTCACTTTGCCTTTTGTCTGGTCCTTGACCTCTGAGGCAGCTGCAGCCCATTCCGGCTCAAGACTGATTAAGCACAAATCATGAGTTACTAAAAGATAATGACTGAAATATCACACACATGTTTAAATACGTGGATTAGTCCCAAAGTTAATTCAAGTCCCTCTTTAATTAGAATGCTGGAAACCTGAactctctgtcacattttaaaGCCCTGTGAAAAATGAGCTGGACTAGTGGAGTGACATACCAAACCACCAGCAGGAAAAGTTTTAAAGTAAGAACGACAGTTATCAGTACTGAAATGATGGAGGAAAAATGCCAAACTGATCTTTTCccttaaaaacaacagaagttTGACAGGTTCATGTGCCCAGATGCTTTAAAAGACTTCACTTACATCTATACCAGtatgaataagtaaatacaCATTGccataaaatatttaaactcaCTTCTTGCAGTGACCACACCAAGGAGCGAAGAACTCCACCATCCATATGTCATCACTGTTAAGCACCATCTTATCGAAGTTATCATCTGTGAGCTCCACCACATCCTTCTTACCACTGCCTCCACcactctgtaaaaacacatcaTGACATCACCACACCAAGTCCTGACAATAACAGGGTCCCACTTATTATACATGGGGTCATCAGCCAAACATAACTTATTTGACTTGTTACTTGACTAGATTTTGATTTGGTCGGAAAGAAATTTTCTGTGATGTACACAAAACAAGGGATTTCAACTGAAGTTATGGTCCACCATAAACTCATTATGACTACTGTCAGTAGAGTTTTAAATGTCCAGGCTCCTCCCTTTTATAGACTCAGAGTGTCTATGCAAGGCTATTGTCTGTTTACATAAGAGATAAAGTGtacaactgtgtgtgtcatattgtgcatacgtgtgtacagtgtgtgtccTTATATTGGGGGTGGTGATGGACATACCTGTCTACCCTGGCTGGAGCCTCCTGTCTTTCCACTCAGTCTGTCCTTCACCAGAGAACGCAGAGCTGACAGGGCCCCGTCCACTATGGCTTCACTGGTTCGACCACCTGACAAGagccacacatacactcttaaaacacagatttttacTCTAAACTGCATTCAGGTAATTCAACATCTGGCAGGCATAAATGAACTCGGCTCAGAGAGGGAGGTTTGATCATTACAAATGGCAGACTAAAAATGACAACAGTGAGGAAAGGAATCACGAAACTTGGATGATCTCCACAAAAGCTCATGAGTGATCTGTTACCTTGGTAATCCTCGGGTTTATTTTTGTTAGCTCCAAAGATCTTGATAGTCGGGAAGCCTCGAATTCCATACTGACCACCGAGTGACTTGTGTTGATCTGCGTTGACTGCCCCAATCTTTACAACGCCCTGAAAACACCACCAGAACAGGGTTAATATACCAGTCATGCCAACTGAGGACCTGCATTTTCTCTCGTATTCATATTCAGACTGATGCGTGCAAATACTGGTGGTTCATGTGATCCACATCACAGTGGAATGACATAatttgaaataaatgtattaGGAATAAAACCTAAATAATAACATATTGCTGGGAAATAAGCTTTTCTTGGAAATAAGCTTTCTTATTTTGGCTTATTATAACAGAGAGAATTCAGCTCACAAGATATCACACTCTTTAACGTAAGTATTATGTGATTTGTTGAACAAGCACTAAGAAGTAGTAGATGCTCTACAgtgttattttaacatttcatggTGTAATCTAACTGTGAATGAAGCCCAGCTGAATGAGGTAGATAACATGTGACACACTGAAGACAGGACACAGGGATGACCAGCATGCTTTGCTTCTTTTGCATGTACGTGTTCAGAAATTACCTTCAAAGCAGTGGCAGCTTTCTTCCAATCAGGAGTCAGTCTCTGGCAGTGACCACACCTGTGGAGACAAACAGAGTTCTCTGATGTGTCTACAGCCTTTTCACAGATACAgcatatcattaaaaaaatttcATATTCCCTAAATTCACAACCATAAGGAAGAAGAATCTAGGATGAACTATGAGACAGTGTATGCATTTCGGTAGTTCAGAGATGTAAGTTGTAATGAGGATATCGGAGGCGtttacatgaaatgaaatgttcaaaACTTATCCTTACAGACATTGCCATTGTCCTGGAATAACTCACCATGGAGCATAGAATTCAACAAGCCACAGGCTGTCACTCTGCAGAACCATTTTATTAAAATTGGAGGGGTCTAGCTCGATCACATCGTCACTGGATGAGTAGAACCCCTGGACATCCAGAAAGAGGGTGCACGCGAGCAGACCTGTGTCAAGAACCAAAGCCTTGTATCATAAACATGCAGGAAAACATCATAGAACTGGACCGAGAAAAGATACACACCACACGACAACCAGACGGTGACCACAGTGGGCTCAAGCAGTGGCCCTGTACACACTGTGTAGCAAGTTTCCTTCTCAGGCTCGTTGTGCTGAACTGTAGATGTGTATGGTTCTTGTAGGCTATTTCAAGCTACTGTcactttcattcacattttaatttctttctggATATTCAAAACATTCCCATTACGTCGAAAGTTATGCAAAATTAAAACGACTAGCTTTGCATGGGTCAAGTAGCGAGTTCAATTATTACAGAGCATCCAAGATGAAACTGCTTGTACGCTAGCGTGTAAATGCCCAGGCCTTCCCAAGTGAATGGGAAATATAGAACTCTGAAGCAAAACATGAATAAGACTGACTGATATAAACTAACAACGGTTCGTTAGCTAAATGTCCTCTTCATGTCGCACAACAGCACACATGCTATATGAGGCCGACTTTTAAATACACTTTCCATGTCTCTTTCATGACTGGATGGTTTTGTGCACAGAGCGGCAGTAAAGTATGCTTTGTATTCACTCTCGTAAACATGTTACAATACACTGAATCATCTTGCACATAGTTAACAAGCATTCGCATACAGGCTATCTGACAAAGTGAGGTaagctgcaaaacaaaacagccaaaatGATGACCAGAATAACCACCTGATAGCTATTACTGAAATCCCACTAAATATTTTTTCTTACCATACAGCAGTCTCATCGCTATTTCTTCCTCCACCTACAATACTTAACAATGATGATCAAAATTTGGACTGGAATCACCGATATGGGTCTTGCACGGCGTAGATACGAGTCACAGAGTGAATCGAAACTTGCCGTGTCTTGCACTGATTGGTTCAGAAAATGACGATAGGCCGAAACGTCCAATCATACGCTTACGTGTAGTTTTACTGAAGCAGGACAAGTAACCCCTAGGAAATGAGAGCGCCTTCCATTGGCAGGAAAAGGCATTATGAAAGTCCAACATCAAACTATCCGAAAGTTGTGTGAAGTTAGCTGAAGTAGTTAATTTTTCAGTTAATCTTTTATGTTATTTTGATATAACCAAATCGTCTTATTaattaattcagttttaaagGACTGAGCGTTAAAAGTATATGACTGTGCTGAGACTATGCGATGCTTTGACACTATGCAAGAAGTATATGTTCTTAGGATTCAAAAGTCATCAGACTACGACAGTTTCATACTAAAT
Proteins encoded in this region:
- the pdia6 gene encoding protein disulfide-isomerase A6, producing MRLLYGLLACTLFLDVQGFYSSSDDVIELDPSNFNKMVLQSDSLWLVEFYAPWCGHCQRLTPDWKKAATALKGVVKIGAVNADQHKSLGGQYGIRGFPTIKIFGANKNKPEDYQGGRTSEAIVDGALSALRSLVKDRLSGKTGGSSQGRQSGGGSGKKDVVELTDDNFDKMVLNSDDIWMVEFFAPWCGHCKNLEPEWAAAASEVKDQTKGKVKLGAVDATVHQGLASRYGIRGFPTIKIFSKGEEPEDYEGGRTRSDIIARAMDLFSANAPPPEILEILNEDVVKKTCEDYQLCIISVLPHILDTGASGRNGYLDVMKKMAEKYKKKMWGWLWTEAGAQMDLEVSLGIGGFGYPAMAAINARKMKFALLRGSFSETGIHEFLRELSVGRGSTATVGGGALPRINKVEPWDGKDGELPMEDDIDLSDVDLDDLETGDSGKDEL